A single region of the Brassica rapa cultivar Chiifu-401-42 chromosome A03, CAAS_Brap_v3.01, whole genome shotgun sequence genome encodes:
- the LOC103857355 gene encoding CLAVATA3/ESR (CLE)-related protein 6: protein MANLILKRTLIMLLIIFSSPISQARILQADRVANMGNIDSQVLLLELGFDLSKFKGYNDERRFLVDSDRVSPGGPDPQHH from the coding sequence ATGGCGAATTTAATCCTTAAGCGAACTCTTATCATGCTCCTAATCATATTTTCATCACCAATCTCTCAGGCTCGAATCCTTCAGGCAGATCGCGTCGCAAACATGGGAAATATAGATAGTCAGGTTCTCCTACTTGAGCTCGGGTTTGATCTCTCCAAGTTCAAAGGTTATAACGACGAGAGGAGGTTTTTAGTGGATTCGGACAGGGTTTCACCGGGAGGACCGGACCCGCAACATCATTGA
- the LOC103857357 gene encoding phospholipase A1-IIbeta, which translates to MVGDIAKRWKELSGNSKWKDLLDPLDLDLRRYILHYGDMAEVGYVTFNSDRRSKYVGDSCYTKEELFARTGYLKANPFRYEVTKYIYGTSSIRLPECFLINSLSREAWNKDSNWLGYTAVSTDEGKELLGRRDIVVAWRGTMQLYEWANDFDFPLELATSVFPPTDPNDPNDPPRIANGWLSLYTTSNTHSRFDKTSAQEQVQGELKRLLELYKQEEISITFTGHSLGAVLSILSATDFLHNEWPKTTTSLGDTLSCVTVFAFGSPRIGDLNFRRLVESLKKLNILRITNVPDLIPHYPVFRFTDVGEELEINTLKSEYLKRSLNLAHFHNLEAYLHGVAGTQHNQAEFKLEINRDIALVNKELDALQDKYLVPGHWWVLENRGMVQADDGTWILNGDMAKNDQEEEKDECELL; encoded by the exons atggtGGGAGATATTGCTAAGAGATGGAAGGAATTGAGCGGCAATAGCAAGTGGAAAGACCTACTTGATCCTCTTGACTTGGATCTACGCCGTTACATCCTCCACTATGGAGACATGGCTGAGGTCGGATACGTTACCTTTAATAGTGACCGCCGGTCCAAATATGTAGGAGACAGCTGCTACACTAAGGAAGAGCTCTTTGCTCGTACCGGCTACCTCAAAGCCAACCCTTTCAG GTACGAGGTGACTAAGTACATATATGGAACATCGTCGATAAGGTTACCGGAATGTTTCTTAATCAACTCATTGTCAAGGGAAGCATGGAACAAAGATTCTAACTGGTTAGGTTACACTGCGGTGTCTACAGACGAAGGCAAGGAGTTGTTAGGGAGAAGAGACATTGTTGTAGCATGGCGAGGGACTATGCAGTTGTACGAATGGGCTAACGATTTTGATTTCCCACTTGAATTAGCTACCTCGGTTTTCCCTCCTACTGACCCGAATGATCCAAATGACCCTCCTCGCATTGCCAATGGTTGGCTGTCTCTTTACACAACCTCTAATACACACTCACGTTTTGACAAGACCAGTGCACAAGAACAG gtTCAAGGAGAGCTCAAAAGGTTACTAGAATTGTACAAACAAGAAGAGATTAGTATCACCTTTACAGGCCATAGCTTGGGCGCAGTTCTATCTATTTTATCAGCCACAGACTTTCTCCATAACGAATGGCCTAAGACCACAACAAGTCTTGGAGACACGCTTTCTTGTGTCACGGTTTTTGCTTTTGGCAGTCCCCGCATCGGTGACCTTAACTTCAGAAGACTGGTCGAGTCTCTAAAAAAACTCAACATCTTGAGAATTACAAATGTTCCGGATCTCATTCCGCATTACCCGGTGTTCAGGTTCACAGATGTAGGGGAGGAGCTTGAGATCAACACGTTGAAATCAGAGTACTTGAAACGGTCTCTAAACTTGGCACATTTCCATAACCTGGAGGCTTACTTGCACGGCGTGGCGGGGACACAACACAACCAAGCGGAGTTCAAGCTGGAAATTAACCGTGATATCGCGCTGGTCAACAAGGAATTAGATGCTCTTCAAGATAAGTACTTAGTGCCTGGGCATTGGTGGGTTCTTGAGAACAGAGGTATGGTTCAAGCGGATGATGGGACATGGATTCTTAATGGAGATATGGCAAAgaatgatcaagaagaagaaaaggacgAATGCGAATTACTATGA